A window of Streptomyces profundus genomic DNA:
AGGATCCGGCGCCAGGTGCCGAGGGGGTGAACCTGCATGTGTTCCCGTCGGGTTGCCCGGAGGTGGAGCGGATGCTCACCTTCCGCGACCGGCTTCGCGCGCGGGACGAGGAACGGGACCTCTACGCCCGGACGAAGCGCGCCCTGGCCCGTCGCACCTGGGCGCACACCCAGCACTACGCCGACGCGAAGTCCGCCACGGTGGAGGCGATCCTCGCCCGTGCCCGACGCGGCTGATCCGGCTCATGCGCCGCCCTGGCGGGCCGCCTGGAGGCGTGCCAGACGTCGTTGGCGATCTGCTTGGGCAGGTAGAGGTTGACGACGGGGATGAACCAGCCGAGCACCCCCATCCGGGGGCATAGCGCAACTGGCCGGGCGCGAACCGTTCGGCGGCCACCCGCACCCGGGCGAACCAGATCAGCCAGCACACCACCAGCGCCACGCCCACGAAGATCTGCGCGACGAGCAGCACAACGAACCACCCGACCCCAGAGGCTTGGAGGCGCGTGGGTAACCTCGTGTCCCGTGACGGATGTCGACAGTGCCAGCGAGGGCCCGTTCCGCTTCGAGACGATCGGCGGCGTGGCCGTGGCCGTCTGTCCGGCCGATGGCGCCGTCATCGCGGCCGAGGCGGACATCATGGATATCGTCGGCAACGCGAGCTACCAGGGCGCGCGGTGGGTGGTGATCCCCGCCGAGCGGCTGGCCGACGCGTTCTTCCAACTGCGCACCCGCGTGGCCGGCGACATCGTGCAGAAGTTTGTGAACTACCGGCTCGGACTGGCCGTCATCGGTGACATCTCCCGCCACACCGCCGCCAGTTCGGCCCTGCGGGACTTCGTCCGCGAGTGCCAGGCGGGCGGCCAGACGTGGTTCCTCGACGACATCGACGCCTTCCGCCACCGCCTCACCGCCACCCCCGGCTGAGCGAGGTCAGCCGCTTCGAGCGACCGGCCGCCGCGCGGTGCGGTGCCCGTCCGGTGGCGGGGCGACGGCCCGTCGTTCCCGCCACCGGCTGCCACACATCAGCGCTCGGCGAGCGCCCGGCCGGCCTCACGGGCGGCGGCCAGCGCCTCGGCGTGCTGCTCCTTGGCGACGTCCCGCAGGCTCTCCATCCCCGGGGTGGCGGCGGCGAGGGTGAGTTCGCGCTTGATGGTGGTCAGTTCGGCCTCCCAGATGTCGGCGAGGATCCGCTCCAGGTAGGGGGTGGAGTGGTCCCAGCCCGCGCGCGGGGCGCCGGGGCCGTAGCCGCCGCCCAGGGTGGTGGCCAGCACGGTGGGGGTGCCCTTCAGCAGCGGCGTGGTGGGGCCCGCGCCGGCGATGACGAGGTCCACCCACACCTTGAAGTGCTGCGAGATGCCGTAGTTGTACAGCGGGACGGCCAGAATCGCGGCGTCCGCGTTCTGCACCTCCTCGGCCAGCGTCGCGCCCAGCGCCAGCGCATCGCGCTGGGCCTCGGTGCGGTCCGCCTCGGCGGCGAAGGCCGCCGTGGTGGCGAGCGTCCACGCGTCGGCTGGCAGCGCGTCCGTGCCGAGGTGACGCCTGGTCACCGTGGCGCCGGGGTGGGCCGCGACCCACTCGGCCTCGGCTATGTCGGCGATCTCGGCGCTGGCGGAGGTGCCCGGCAGGATGCTGGCGTCCAGACGGAACAGGTTCATGATCGTGATCCTTCGAACGGGACTTGGTGCGTCCGGTGGCCCACGGACTGATCGCACCGTGGGAACAAGCAGAACAAGCAGAACAAGCGGGCCAAACAGAACAAGCGGGACAGCGGTGGGCGGCGAGGAGTCGGGGGTGCCGACCCTTCGCGACCTCGGAACAGCATAAACGGACTTCACCCCGTTTAGTATTCCGCCCTGTAGATTGGGCCCCGTGGACCGCCTTGTAGTGCCCTTCGGGAAGCCGCGCGGCGAGCGCGCCGACGCGGTGCGCAACCGTGAGCACCTGCTGCGGACCGCCCGCGAGATGCTCGCCGAGCACGGCGCCGACCGGGTCACGATGGACGGTCTCGCCGAGCGCGCCGGCCTCGGCAAGGGCACCGTCTTCCGCCGCTTCGGCAGCCGGGCCGGCATCTTCCGGGCGCTGATCGACGCGGACGACCGGCGGTTCCAGCAGCAGGTGCTGTCGGGGCCGCCGCCCCTGGGCCCCGGCGCCGAGCCCGTCGACCGCCTGGTCGCCTACGGCCGCGCCCGCATCGCCTTTCTCGTGGAGCACCACGCCATCGCGCGGGCCGCCCTCGACCGCACCCAGCCGGTCCCGGCCGGCACTCAGTCGATGACCCAGCTCCATATCCGGATGCTCCTCGTCCAGGCCGGGTCGGTACCGAACCTCGACGGCGTCGCGGTCCAGATCACCGCCGCGCTGGAGGGCCCGCTGCTGCTGTACCTCTCGCGCCCCGAACCCGACACGGCCGTCGCGGCGGCGGCCTTCACCGACTTCCTCGGCGACGCCTGGCAGACCCTGGTCGAGCGCCTGCTCCGCTGAGGCGGGAGGCGGACGGCCCGCCCGCTCGACGGTGCGTCCGGCACGGCGCGGGAGGGATGTACCGCCGGTACACCTCTCGGTGGTGACTGGCAGACGGTGCCCGGAGGCGGTTGCCTGGACGTGGTGGCACTCGTCCCGGCCGTCACGGCGACGGGAGAACGGGTGCCCGGCCCGGCACACGCGACGGAGACGCCGCCGCGCACCGGGCCCGTCACCGCAGGCGGTGCCCGCCAGCACCGGAAGGCCCCATCACGTAAGGAAACCCTCATGCGCGGAGCAGTGATCCACGCCCCAGGCGACGTGCGCTTCGAGACCGTGGACGACGCGAAGGTCATCCACCCGACCGACGCCGTCATCCGGACGGCCCTGACCTGTGTCTGCGGCTCGGACCTGTGGCCCTACCGCGGCGCCGAGCCGACCGAGCGGGCGCACCCCATGGGGCACGAGTACATCGGTTTCGTGGAGGAGGTCGGCTCCGAGGTCACCTACCCGCGGCCGGGCCAGTTCGTCGTCGGCTCCTTCGCCACCTCCGACAACACCTGCGCGAACTGTAGGAACGGCTTCCAGTCGAACTGTCTGAACCGCGAGTTCATGTCCACCTGCCAGGCCGAGTACGTGCGTATCCCCAACGCCCAGGGCACCCTGGTCGCGACCGACGAGGTGCCGGACGAGTCGTTGTGGCCGAGCCTGCTGGCCGTGTCCGACGTGCTGGGCACCGGCTGGTGGGCCGCCGACGCCGCCGCGGTCGAGCCGGGCTCGACCGCCGTGGTCGTCGGCGACGGCGCGGTGGGGCTGTGCGGGGTGATCGCGGCCAAGGAGATGGGCGCGGAGCGCGTCATCGCCATGTCCCGGCACGAATCCCGCCAGCGGCTCGCCCGGGAGTTCGGCGCCACCGACATCGTCACCGAACGCGGCGAGGAGGGGATCGCCCGGATCAAGGACCTGACGGGCGGGATCGGGGCGGACTCCGTGCTGGAGTGCGTCGGCACCCCCCAGGCCATGAGCCAGGCGCTGCACTCGGCCCGGCCAGGGGGCAACGTCGGCTTCGTCGGCGTCCCCCACGAGGTCGCGATCGACGGCCAGGAGCTGTTCTTCTCCCACGTCGGCCTGCGCGGCGGCCCCGCCCCCGTGCGCCGCTACCTGCCGGACCTGATCGACCGGGTGCTCGCCGGCCGGATCGACCCGGGCCGGGTCTTCGACCTGACCCTGCCCCTGGAGCGGGTCGCCGAGGGCTACCAGGCCATGGACGAGCGCCGCGCCATCAAGACCCTCCTCACCCCCTGACCTGTCGGTCCTCCCACACGATCGACAACTTCCGCACGTTGTACGGAAGTTCGCCACAGCAAGGGGGACGCGTGGATATCATTCCGGCGGCCGTGCGCTCGGGTGGGCGAGCGATTCGGGCGTCGTCGGAGGGGGAGACCATGCCATGGACCGTGCCGCAGAACCTGAGGCTGTCGATGCGTCACCAACTCGACATGCGGCAGGGGCCCAGCGTGGTGCGCAGCCAGGTCCGGCTGACCAGCGTGGTGGTCGCCCGGCCCGAGCGCGGTGAGGTGCGGGTCGCCCTCGCGTGCGGGCACTGCGGCCGGGAGGGGATCTTCGTGATCCAGGACCTGGACACGACGCGTCAGCTCCGACGCCGGCCGATCACCCGTTCCCTGATCTGGGCCTTCGTGTGCGCGGCGGTCATGGTGGGCTTCTGGGTCGTCGGGTTCGCCGGCGGCAGCATCCTCTTCCAGGTGCTGGCGATCCCGGCGACCATCGTCCTCGCGCCGCTCGCCTTCGTGCTGTCGGTCGACCCGACCTCGAAGATCGGGGTGGAGCTGCCCGAGCCGGCGTTCTTCGACAGCAGGACCGCCCGGGAGGGGATCACCTATGTGACCCGTGACAGGCGTCCGGGCCAGGGGCTGAGTTGCGTCGGCGCGGCCGAGGCGGCGAAGTGAACACCGCCCCGACCGGCGCCGGTTCGGGTCAGGTCGTGTCGCCCACGGTGCCGGCCAGGGCGGACGGGAGCGGGTAGGCGTCGACCGCCACCGTCGGGTCCAGGGCCTCCACCCTCACCGCCAGGTAGAGCGTGGTGTCGGTCAGCGCGTAGCCCAGGGCGTGGTCGAAGTCGGCGGGAAGACGGCCGACGGGCGTCTGGGCGCCGTCGGCCAGGTCGAGGGAGATCAGCTCCCCGCCCTGGTGCATGACCAGCAGCCGTCCGTCACCGAGCTCGAACGCCGCGTCCGGCGTCCCCGGGTAGTCGTGGTGCCAGCCGAGTTCGCCGGATGTCAGGTCATGGCCCCTGAGGTGCGAGCGGCCCTCCTCGTCGAACTCCGACTCAAGCGCCGTGTCGCCGGCCAGTTCCGGGTGGAGGAAATGCCCGCCGGCCGGCTTCCGGGTCCGTATCCCGCCCGACGGGTCGAATGTGGTCGCCTCGCCGTCGATCAGCAGCGTCAGCGGGTCGCTGCCGAGCACCTCCACCGCCCGGCCGCCCAGCTCGCTCACCGGGCGCGTCCACAGCTCCTCGCCGGTCGCGCTGTCGAACACGGTCTGGAGGTTGTTCTCGTTGCGCTGCTCGTCGGTGGTCTCACCGCAGTTGTAGGAGACGGCGGTGTGTTCGACCGAGGGCGCCCAGGAGTGGCCCCGGCAGCCCTCCGGCGGCCAGGGCACGGGGAGTCGGGCACCGTCGGCGAGGTCGAGGCGCTGGTAGGAGTACGGCACGGACGTGCCGGCCGAAGGGGTGACGGAGGCGCCGACCCAGTCGTCGGCGAGGGTGATCCCGACCCAGGAGACGGGATCCTCGACGGTCTCCCCCGGCTCCGTGAGCCCCGCCGTGTCCACCAACCGCTGGCGCCAGCGGAGTTGACCGTCCGCCGTGTCGACGATCGCCAACTCGGCGCAGACACCGCTGTGTTCGGCGTCCTCAAAGGCGACGGCCGCCAGCCCGGCCGCGTTGACCCCGCTGCTCGCCGCGCAGATCGCCCCGGCGTCGACCGGTGTCTCGAACGTCCAGAGCGGCTCGCCCGTCGACGGGTCCAGGGCCAGCACCGCGTCCCTGCCGACCGGGGCCAGCAGCTCCGATGTGGCCCACAGCGTGGTGAGTTGGCCGGAGCGGACGTCGAACCCCTCCTCGGCCCGCCAGGACCTCTCCCATTCGGTCGCCTCCGGCGGCGTCTCCCCGTCCGGCTCCTGCCCCCCGCCGCCGCGCTGGAGCACCAGCACCGTGGCCGTCGCCGCGACCGTGGCCAGCAGCGCGCCGGCCACCGCCAGGCGTCGCCTTCGCCGCTGCCGCGCTGATTCCGTCATGCCCGCACCCCCGATGCCCCCGTTCGCACCATCCGACACTCTCGGCGCGACGCTTGCGGACACGCGGCTGGGCGCCCGGCGGTTCCCTGACGCGCGGTCGGCCGGCCGGGGTGCGTGCGGTGACCGCCGCGCGCGGGCTACGTTCGCCGGGTGACGAGCAGCGACGAACACGAGCGCGAGACGCGCGAGCAGGACCGGCCCACGCCCAGGGAGCTGTTGGCGCGGGCGCCGCTGATGGCGCGCCCGCTGCCGCCGTTCGACCCCGGTGCCGCGCCCGCGTCCCCCGGCCGGCTCTTCGTCGACTGGCTCGCCGCGGCGACCGACGCCGGCGTGCTGGATCCGGGCGCGGCGCTGCTCTCCACGGCCGGCGCCGACGGTCGTCCGGACGCCCGGGTGGTGGCGCTGCGCGATGTCGAACAGGCCGACGCCGGCTGGGTGTTCGCCGCCGACACGGCCAGCCCCAAGGGGGTGCAGCTGGCCCAGCGGCCGGCCGCCGCGCTGTCCTTCTACTGGCCGGCGCAGGGCCGGCAGATCCGGATCAGGGGGGACGTCACCCAGGCCACGGCCGAGGTCTCCGTCGCCGACTTCAGGAACCGTTCGCCCGTCTCGCGGGTGGCCGGGCTGATCGGCCGGCAGAGCACCCCGATGGAGTCGCTGACCGCCTGGGACACGGCGGCCGAGGCGGCGAGGCGGCAGCTGGACAACAACCAGGACGCGCACCCGCCCGGCCACACCGTCTTCACGCTCCGCGCGCACCAGGTCGAGTTCTGGCAGGGCGACGCGGGGCGGCGCCATGTGCGGCTCGGCTACCACCAGTCGACGGACGGCACCTGGCGGCGGACGCTGCTCTGGCCCTAGTCCAGGAGGGGTGGCGGGAAGTCCGCGCAGCCGCTGTGGTCGGCGGTGGTGGAGAGGGGGGTGTCGGACGGGTAGAGGGTGGCCTCGATGGAGTAGGTCAGGAAGCAGTCGTCGGACGGGTAGGGGTATTCCAGGGTGATGAACTCGCTGGGTCCGGTGAGGTCGTCGGAGATCCGGACGTCCTGGAAGGCGCCGTCCAGGTACCAGTCCACGACGACCCAGGAGTCCGCGTCGATGCCGTCCACGCCGATCTCGGCGTAACCCACCTCGCAGGCGCAGGAGTCGTCGTAGAGCGTGACGAAGCTGAGGATCTGGATGCCGGCCGAGGCGTTGTCGGGGGCGTCGCTGGTGTCCTCGGTGGGGGGTGGTTCCTCGACGGGTTCCTCGACCGGTTCCTCGGTGGTGGGTTCGGGCTCGGGCTCGGGTTCGGAGGTGGTCTCCTCGGCGGTGGAGGGTTCCGGGTCCGGGGTCCAGGGCGGGTGCGAGGAGCTGGTCGACCGGTCGCCGGGGTCGGCGCCGTCGGCGCGGTCGTCCTCGGAGCCGCCGCCGCCCGAGAGGACGGCGATCAGGACGACGGCCAGCGCGGCGGCGGCCACGGTGCCGAGGGCCGCGAGGGCGGCCCGGCGGGGGCCGTGGCCCGAGCCGCCGGGCCTGGTGCCCGGCCGGTGCGGCGAGGCGGTGGTGAGCGGCCCGGGGACCGGCGCGGACAGGATGTGCGGCGGATGGAACGGCGGCAGGGCGGGGGCCGAGGCGGCCGGTGGCGGCGGGGCGGCGGGAACCAGGTGGGTGGGGAGCCAGCCGGCGCCAGGGAGGTGGTCGGGCAGGCCCATCGCCTGGGCCAGCTCCCGGCAGGACTCGACGACGGCGGCCGGGTCCGGCCGGTCGTCGGCGTCCTTGGCCAGGCAGGCGCCGATCAGTTCGCGCAACTCGGCCGGGCAGCCGGCCAGATCGGGTTCCTCGTTGATGATCCGGTAGAGGAGCGCGGGCGTGGCGCCCTCGCCGAACGGGTGGCTGCCGGCGGCGGCGAACGCGGCGGTCAGGCCCAGCGCGAACACGTCCACCGCTGCCGTCACCGAGCCGTGGCCCACGATCTGTTCCGGCGCCATGAACGCCGGGGTGCCGACGCGGGACTCGGCGCTGGTCAGCGAGGTGGCGTCGGCGGCCCGCGCGATGCCGAAGTCGATGACGGCCGGCCCGTCGGCGGCCAGCAGCACATTGCCCGGCTTGAGGTCGCGGTGGACGACGTCGGCCGCGTGGATCGTCGCCAGCGCCTCGGCGACCGCGGCGATCAGCCGGACCACCGCGTCCGGCGGCAGCGGACCGTGCGCGGCCACGGCCGTCAGCAACGAGGGGCCCGGGACGTACGCGGTGGCCAGCCAGGGCACGGCGGCGTCGGTGTCGCTGGCGACCAGTGGGACCAGGAACCGGCCACGCACCCGCCGGGCCGCCTTGACCTCGTGCTCGAACCGCCGCCGGAAGAGCGGGTCTTCGGCCAGCTGGGTGTGGACCAGCTTGAGCGCGACCGGGCGGCCGTCCGGGTCCGTGGAGAGGTAGACGGTGCCCATGCCGCCGGTGCCGAGGCGGCCGTGCAGGGCGTGGCCGGCGACCTCGCGCGGGTCCTGCGGCTGGAGCGGCCGGACCTGGTCGGCGAGTGGCGGGCCGGGGTCCGGGCCTGGCGTCGGTTCCGTCACGCGTGTCCCCCTCACTGCCTGACTCGGCGGTGGCCGCCGCTGGGCATCCGGTCATCGTACGGGCGATCGGGTGGCCCGGGGGCTGGCGCGGGGCATATGACGGGACGCCGCCCCCGCCCGGGTGGGCGGGGGCGGCGTCCGGCCTTCGGTCAGGAACGGGTCGTCACGGCGTCCCGTTCGCGCGGTTCGCTCTCCGGCGCCTCGTCGGCGGCCGGCTCCTGGACGACGGCCGAGCCCTCGACATCGACGTTGGGCAGGATGCGGTCCAGCCAACGCGGCAGGTACCAGGCCGAGTTGCCCAGCAGCGCCAGCACCGCCGGCACGATGGCCATCCGCACCACGAAGGCGTCGAAGAGAACGGCGACCGCGAGGCCGAAGCCGATCATCTTGATCATCTGGTCGGAGGTGCCGATGAAGCCGGCGAAGACCGCGATCATGATCACCGCAGCCGCCGTGACCACCCGGGCCCCGTCCCGGAAGCCGGTCACCACCGCCTGACTCGCGGACTCCCCGTGCAGCCGGGCCTCCCGCATCCGGGTCACCAGGAACACCTCGTAGTCCATGGCAAGACCGAACACCACACCGACCATCAACAGCGGCATCATGCTCATGATCGGGCTGGTCTGCTCAACTCCGAACAGGCCGCCGAGCCAGCCCCACTGGAAGACCGCGACCACGGCGCCGAGCGCGGCCAGCACCGACAGCAGGAAGCCGAGCGCGGCCTTCAGCGGCACCAGCAACGACCGGAACACGACCGTCAGCAGCAGGAACGCGAGCCCCACCACCAGCACCAGATAGGGCACCAGCGCGTCGTTCAGCTTCTCCGAGACATCGATGTTCATGGCCGTGGAACCGGTCACCAACACCTCGGCCCCGGTGTCGGCGGCGATGCCGTCGCCGGCCTCCCTGATGCCGTGCACCAGGTCCTCGGTCTCGGCCGAGCTGGGCTTGGAGTCCGGGATCACGGTGATCGTCGCCGCGTCCCCCGCCTCGTTCAACACGGCCGGGGTGACCATCGCCACGCCCGGCAGCCGGCCGACCTCGGCGGTCACCCGGTCCGCCGCGCCCTGCGGGTCGGCGGCGTCCGCCGTGTCCACCACGGTCAGCAGCGGACCGTTGAAGCCCACGCCGAAACCGTCGGCCAGCGTGTCATACGCCTTGCGCTGGGTGGTGCTGGTCGGCTGGGTCCCGTCGTCGGGCAGGCCCATCTCCATCTGGGTGACCGGCAGCGCCATCGCGCCGAGCCCGACCACCGCCGTCAGCAGCACCGTCACCGGGCGACGCAGCACGAGGTTCGCCCAGCGCACACCCATCGCCGGCCGGCCGCTCGCGGTCTCGTCGGACGGCGATGTCTCGCGGGACCTGCGGGGGTGGACCCGGGCGCCGGCGTAGCCGAGCAGGGCCGGGATCAACGTGAGGGCGATCAGCACCGCGATCAGCACGGTCGCCGCCGCGGCGAGGCCCATCTCGGTCAGCAGCGGAATGTTGACGACGGCCAGGCCCACCAGGGCGATCACCACCGTAAGACCGGCGAAGACCACGGCGGAGCCCGCCGTGCCGACGGCCCGCCCGGCCGCGTCCTCCCGCTGCCGGCCTTCGCGCAGCTCGCCCCGGTAGCGCGAGACGATGAACAGCGCGTAGTCGATACCCACCGCGAGGCCGATCATCATGGCCAGGGTCGTGGTGTTGCTGCCCAGGTCGAGCACGCTGGCCAGGGCGGTGATGCCACCCACGCCGACGCCGACGCCGATCAGCGCGGTCAGCAGCGGCAGTCCGGCGGCCACCATCGAACCGAAGGTGATCACCAGCACCACGGCGGCGACGCCGACCCCGATGATCTCCGTGGCCGCCACCTCGGGCACCGTCTGTAGCGCGTCGCCGCCGACCTCGACGGCGAGGCCGCGCTCCCGCGCGTCGTCGATGACCGACTCCAGGGCGTCGCGGGTGGAGTCGTCCAGCTCCATCGACGGGGCGTCGTAGGTCACCGAGGTGTAGGCGACGCGGCCGTCCTCGCTGACCGTGCCCGTGGTGAACGGGTCGGTCACGGCGGCCACTTCGGGAGAGCTCTCGCCCAGCGCGGCCAGCGTCCGCTCGATCTCGGCCCGTGTCTCGGGCGCGGTGACGTCGCTGTCAGCGGGCGCCTCGAAGACCACCCGGGCGCTGGCACCGTCCGCGTTGGCCTCCGGCACCCGCTCCGCCAGCAGGTCGAACGCCTCCTGGGCCTCGGTGCCGGGGATGGAGAAGGAACCGTTGGTCGGGGCCGGCGCCGTCGCCGCGCCGACGCCGGCGAGGGCGAGCAGGGCCAGCCAGAGGAGGGTGACGATATGCCGTTGCCGAAAGGCGAATCGGCCCAGTTTGCTGAGGAATATGGACACGGAGGAAAACTCCCGATCAAGATCGGAGGGTCGGGGGGGGTGAGTGGGCGTGAGTGGGGGTGGGGGTGGGTCGGGGGCGGTGCGGGGGTGGGGCTGCGGTGCGTGGGGGTTCGGTGCGCGGGGGTTCGGGGCGCGGGGGTTCGGCTCAGAGGCCGACGGCCGGCAGGATCACGGCGTCGATATAGCTGAGGAGGAACTCCCGGGTGGGCAGCTCGCCCGTGACCAGCTCCTCCATGGCCAGCGCGCCGATCGCCATATGCGGGATATAGCGCAGCGCGGGCCGGTCCGGCGGCACCTCGCCCCTGGCCACCGCGCGCTCCAGCAGGCTGTCGAACTCGGCGGTGGTCGGGCCGATCACGAGCTCCCTGAACGCCGTCAGCAGGTCGGGGTTGTTGTGGGTGGCGGTGATGAGGCCGCGCATCAGCGCCGAGTGCTCGGCCATGGACTGGTCGTCGCCGACCATCACCAGGGCGCGGAGGTCGCCACGCAGGGTGCCGGTGTTGATCTCGGCCGGGCGGACTTGGCGCCCGGCGTGCAGTGCCTTGACCACCAACTCGGGCTTGCTGCCCCACTGCCGGTAGAGCGTGGCCTTGCTGGCGTGGGTGCGGGCGGCTATGGCGTCCATGGTCAACGCCTCGTAGCCGACCTCCCGCAGCAGGTCGAGTACGGCCTCGTACAGCTGAGCCTCACGCTCGGGCGTGATCCGCCGCCGCGTGCTCTCGGTGGTCATGGACGGGCATCTCCTTAAGTGTACGAAACCGTTTCGTACGAACTCTCTCGAAGGTAGGGCATCCGCTTATCGAAACGAAGCCGTTTCGATGTGGCTCTCCTCACACGTCCCCCCGCGCGCTCTATCGTTGGCCGATGCGCGCACACCACATCGACCGCCCGGCGGACCTCGACGCGGTCCGGGACTCCTATGACCGAGTGGCCGACAACTACGTCCAGATGGTGGTGACGACGGGAATCGGCGACATCCGCCGCCACCCGTGGCTCAAGGCGTCGATCGACGCCTTCGC
This region includes:
- a CDS encoding DUF4328 domain-containing protein gives rise to the protein MMSASAAMTAPSAGQTATATPPIVSKRNGPSLALSTSVTGHEVTHAPPSLWGRVVRCAARRADLRGRGAGGVLADLVRPGAGGRRTVRARPVALCPRMGVLGWFIPVVNLYLPKQIANDVWHASRRPARAAHEPDQPRRARARIASTVADFASA
- a CDS encoding DUF4180 domain-containing protein codes for the protein MTDVDSASEGPFRFETIGGVAVAVCPADGAVIAAEADIMDIVGNASYQGARWVVIPAERLADAFFQLRTRVAGDIVQKFVNYRLGLAVIGDISRHTAASSALRDFVRECQAGGQTWFLDDIDAFRHRLTATPG
- a CDS encoding FMN-dependent NADH-azoreductase; its protein translation is MNLFRLDASILPGTSASAEIADIAEAEWVAAHPGATVTRRHLGTDALPADAWTLATTAAFAAEADRTEAQRDALALGATLAEEVQNADAAILAVPLYNYGISQHFKVWVDLVIAGAGPTTPLLKGTPTVLATTLGGGYGPGAPRAGWDHSTPYLERILADIWEAELTTIKRELTLAAATPGMESLRDVAKEQHAEALAAAREAGRALAER
- a CDS encoding TetR/AcrR family transcriptional regulator; its protein translation is MDRLVVPFGKPRGERADAVRNREHLLRTAREMLAEHGADRVTMDGLAERAGLGKGTVFRRFGSRAGIFRALIDADDRRFQQQVLSGPPPLGPGAEPVDRLVAYGRARIAFLVEHHAIARAALDRTQPVPAGTQSMTQLHIRMLLVQAGSVPNLDGVAVQITAALEGPLLLYLSRPEPDTAVAAAAFTDFLGDAWQTLVERLLR
- a CDS encoding zinc-dependent alcohol dehydrogenase family protein, whose product is MRGAVIHAPGDVRFETVDDAKVIHPTDAVIRTALTCVCGSDLWPYRGAEPTERAHPMGHEYIGFVEEVGSEVTYPRPGQFVVGSFATSDNTCANCRNGFQSNCLNREFMSTCQAEYVRIPNAQGTLVATDEVPDESLWPSLLAVSDVLGTGWWAADAAAVEPGSTAVVVGDGAVGLCGVIAAKEMGAERVIAMSRHESRQRLAREFGATDIVTERGEEGIARIKDLTGGIGADSVLECVGTPQAMSQALHSARPGGNVGFVGVPHEVAIDGQELFFSHVGLRGGPAPVRRYLPDLIDRVLAGRIDPGRVFDLTLPLERVAEGYQAMDERRAIKTLLTP
- a CDS encoding PQQ-binding-like beta-propeller repeat protein, which encodes MTESARQRRRRRLAVAGALLATVAATATVLVLQRGGGGQEPDGETPPEATEWERSWRAEEGFDVRSGQLTTLWATSELLAPVGRDAVLALDPSTGEPLWTFETPVDAGAICAASSGVNAAGLAAVAFEDAEHSGVCAELAIVDTADGQLRWRQRLVDTAGLTEPGETVEDPVSWVGITLADDWVGASVTPSAGTSVPYSYQRLDLADGARLPVPWPPEGCRGHSWAPSVEHTAVSYNCGETTDEQRNENNLQTVFDSATGEELWTRPVSELGGRAVEVLGSDPLTLLIDGEATTFDPSGGIRTRKPAGGHFLHPELAGDTALESEFDEEGRSHLRGHDLTSGELGWHHDYPGTPDAAFELGDGRLLVMHQGGELISLDLADGAQTPVGRLPADFDHALGYALTDTTLYLAVRVEALDPTVAVDAYPLPSALAGTVGDTT
- a CDS encoding pyridoxine/pyridoxamine 5'-phosphate oxidase — translated: MTSSDEHERETREQDRPTPRELLARAPLMARPLPPFDPGAAPASPGRLFVDWLAAATDAGVLDPGAALLSTAGADGRPDARVVALRDVEQADAGWVFAADTASPKGVQLAQRPAAALSFYWPAQGRQIRIRGDVTQATAEVSVADFRNRSPVSRVAGLIGRQSTPMESLTAWDTAAEAARRQLDNNQDAHPPGHTVFTLRAHQVEFWQGDAGRRHVRLGYHQSTDGTWRRTLLWP
- a CDS encoding serine/threonine-protein kinase; translated protein: MTEPTPGPDPGPPLADQVRPLQPQDPREVAGHALHGRLGTGGMGTVYLSTDPDGRPVALKLVHTQLAEDPLFRRRFEHEVKAARRVRGRFLVPLVASDTDAAVPWLATAYVPGPSLLTAVAAHGPLPPDAVVRLIAAVAEALATIHAADVVHRDLKPGNVLLAADGPAVIDFGIARAADATSLTSAESRVGTPAFMAPEQIVGHGSVTAAVDVFALGLTAAFAAAGSHPFGEGATPALLYRIINEEPDLAGCPAELRELIGACLAKDADDRPDPAAVVESCRELAQAMGLPDHLPGAGWLPTHLVPAAPPPPAASAPALPPFHPPHILSAPVPGPLTTASPHRPGTRPGGSGHGPRRAALAALGTVAAAALAVVLIAVLSGGGGSEDDRADGADPGDRSTSSSHPPWTPDPEPSTAEETTSEPEPEPEPTTEEPVEEPVEEPPPTEDTSDAPDNASAGIQILSFVTLYDDSCACEVGYAEIGVDGIDADSWVVVDWYLDGAFQDVRISDDLTGPSEFITLEYPYPSDDCFLTYSIEATLYPSDTPLSTTADHSGCADFPPPLLD
- a CDS encoding MMPL family transporter; translated protein: MSIFLSKLGRFAFRQRHIVTLLWLALLALAGVGAATAPAPTNGSFSIPGTEAQEAFDLLAERVPEANADGASARVVFEAPADSDVTAPETRAEIERTLAALGESSPEVAAVTDPFTTGTVSEDGRVAYTSVTYDAPSMELDDSTRDALESVIDDARERGLAVEVGGDALQTVPEVAATEIIGVGVAAVVLVITFGSMVAAGLPLLTALIGVGVGVGGITALASVLDLGSNTTTLAMMIGLAVGIDYALFIVSRYRGELREGRQREDAAGRAVGTAGSAVVFAGLTVVIALVGLAVVNIPLLTEMGLAAAATVLIAVLIALTLIPALLGYAGARVHPRRSRETSPSDETASGRPAMGVRWANLVLRRPVTVLLTAVVGLGAMALPVTQMEMGLPDDGTQPTSTTQRKAYDTLADGFGVGFNGPLLTVVDTADAADPQGAADRVTAEVGRLPGVAMVTPAVLNEAGDAATITVIPDSKPSSAETEDLVHGIREAGDGIAADTGAEVLVTGSTAMNIDVSEKLNDALVPYLVLVVGLAFLLLTVVFRSLLVPLKAALGFLLSVLAALGAVVAVFQWGWLGGLFGVEQTSPIMSMMPLLMVGVVFGLAMDYEVFLVTRMREARLHGESASQAVVTGFRDGARVVTAAAVIMIAVFAGFIGTSDQMIKMIGFGLAVAVLFDAFVVRMAIVPAVLALLGNSAWYLPRWLDRILPNVDVEGSAVVQEPAADEAPESEPRERDAVTTRS
- a CDS encoding TetR/AcrR family transcriptional regulator yields the protein MTTESTRRRITPEREAQLYEAVLDLLREVGYEALTMDAIAARTHASKATLYRQWGSKPELVVKALHAGRQVRPAEINTGTLRGDLRALVMVGDDQSMAEHSALMRGLITATHNNPDLLTAFRELVIGPTTAEFDSLLERAVARGEVPPDRPALRYIPHMAIGALAMEELVTGELPTREFLLSYIDAVILPAVGL